The DNA segment TCGGCCGGACCTCCTCGGCGAGATACGCCGTCGCCGACGCGGGCAGACCTGCCAGCGCCGCGCCCTGGACCGCCCGCAGCACGACCAGGGAGGTCAGGTTCGGCGCGAAGGGGACCAGCAGCCCGACCGCCACCGCGACCGCCAGCGACGCCGTCATGACCGTACGGCGTCCGAACCGCTCCGACAGCGCGCTCATGGGCAGCACGAACAGCGCCAGACCGCCCGTCGCGGCCGCCACCGTCCAGCTCGCCTCGCTCGCCGCCACCCCGAACTCCCCGGAGATCAGCGGCAGCAGGGCCTGTGTGGAGTAGAGGAGCGCGAAGGTCGCGACACCGGCGAGGAAGAGGGCGAAGCTCATCCGGCGGTAGCCGGGGCCGCCCGGGGCCATTCGGGAGTCGACGACAGGGACTGCGGGTGCGGCGCCCACGGTGGTGGACGCCCCGGTACTGGCGGGAGACATGCTTCGAAGCTACGTACGCCCCCACTCATCCGTCCAATGCATGGATTCGCCATAATCGTTCCCATGGCGCATCAGTACAGTTCACAGCCTCGACTGTCACCATCCAGTGACACAGAAGACATGACGATGTTGCTCGCGCCCCGCCTCGCGTACTTCGCCGGCGTGGCCCGCACCGAGCACGTCACCCGGGCCGCCCAGGAGATGCAGGTCCCGCAGTCCACGCTCTCGCGTGCCATGGTCCGCCTGGAGCAGGACCTGGGGGTCGACCTGTTCGCCCGCCACGGCCGTACGGTCTCCCTCACCCCCGCCGGCCGCACCTTCCTCGCCTCGGCCGAACGCGCCCTCGCCGAGATCCGGCGCGCCGCCGACGAGGTCCGCGCCGACGCCGACCCGGCCACCGGCAAGGTCGCCTTCGGCTTCTTGCACACCATGGGCGCCGAAACGGTCCCGGGCCTCATCCACGCCTTCCGCGCCGACCACCCCGGCGTCCGCTTCAGCCTGGTCCAGAACTACGGCGAGGCCATGCTCGAACGACTCCGGGCCGGCGAGCTCGACCTCTGCCTCACGTCCCCCGTCCCGGACGCCCCCGATTTGGTCGCCCGCCGCGTGGACGAACAGAAACTCCGTCTGGTCGTCCCCGCCGACCACCGCCTGGCCGGCCGCAAGCGCATCCGCCTGGCAGAGGCGGCCGACGAGATCTTCGTAACCCTGGAGCCGGGCTACGGCCTTCGCCGCATCACCGACGACCTGTGCAAGGAGGCAGGCTTCAGGCCCCGCATCGCCTTCGAGGGCGAGGAGGCGGAGACGCTGAGGGGCCTGGTGGCAGCGGGCCTCGGAGTCGCACTCCTGCCCCCACCGGCCGTACCGCGCCCGGGAGTCGCAGAACTGACGGTCACAGCCCCACGCGCGGCCCGAGAAATCGGCGTCGCCTGGATGGCCGACCACCCGGACACACCCCCGGTGGCCGCCTTCAAGAAGTTCCTGCTCTCAAGGAGGGGCAACCTGCTGCCCTGAAGGGGCGCGGGGAACTGCGCGAGCAACCACGAACCACCCGCACCCGCACCCGCACCCGCACCCGCCACGAGACGGGACCCCCAACGACGCTACCGCCGCAACGACTTCCCGAACCCCGCAGCCAACGGCATCCGCAGCCCCAAAGGAGGCGGAGCCGCAAACGCATCGGCGACAGGCCGCGAGAACGACCTCCCGAACAGCACCCCCATGACGAAGTCCTCGGCCAGCGCGAGGACTTCATCCCGATGCTGCTGCAACCCGTGCCGATCGGAATGCACTTCGAACCGGCACACATCCCGGTTCGCCTTCTTCGCCCGCTCCGCCAGCCGGAACGACAGCTCGGGATCGGTCCGCTCGTCGTTGGTGCCGTGCACGAACATCACCCGCCGCCCCGCGAGCTGTTTCACCGGTTCGGGTGACGCCGCCACGTCCTCCTCCGGCATCCACGGAGCTATCGCCAGCACGGAGTTGACGGCCTCGTGGCCACCCGCCCGCACCGCCGCCCGCGCGCCCATGTCGATCCCGGCGAGGCACACGGGGACGTCGCCGTAGCGCCGTACGACCTCGTCCGCGGCCCACAGCGCGTCGCTCACGAGGTTCGCGTCACTGCCGTTCCACCCGCGAAAGCGGTAGCGGACGACATGCGCGGCCAGACCGTCCTCGCGCCCCGCCCGCGCCAGCCGACGCCCGAGGGTGCGCACGTGGGAGGTCGCCAACAACGTCGCCGGCTTGCGATGTGAGACCTCGTCACCTCCGGGAAGCAGGAGCACCACTCCGCTCACCGCCGTCGGCTCCGGCCCGATCGCCTTGCCCAGCCGGACCCTGCGCACCGGCGTCACTTGGTGTGCCATGACAGAACAGTGTCAGAAGCGCGGGTGTACGCCACCCGTCCTTGGGGTCACCGTTACGTATCGACGGATTCGTACACCAGACGGATGCGTACACCGGGGGAGAAATGAGCGACGGCGGCAGAGAAGTCAGCGATGAGGGAGCGATCTACGCGCGTAGGCGTTAGAGTGCGAAAATGACGAGCGAGACTGCCCCGAAGGCGAACACCCCGAGCTCGGACCAGATCCGCCGGGCGCCGAAGGTTCTGCTGCACGACCACCTCGACGGCGGGCTCCGTCCCGGCACGATCGTCGAGCTCGCCCGCGAGACGGGCTACACCCAGCTCCCCGAGACCGACCCCGACAAGCTCGGCGTGTGGTTCCACGAGGCCGCCGACTCCGGCTCCCTGGAGCGGTACCTGGAGACCTTCTCCCACACCGTCGCGGTGATGCAGACCCGCGACGCCCTCGTCAGGGTGGCGCGCGAGTGCGCGGAGGACCTCGCCGAGGACGGGGTCGTCTACGCCGAGGTGCGGTATGCGCCCGAACAGCACCTGGAGGGCGGACTCAGCCTCGAAGAGGTCGTCGAGGCCGTCAACGAGGGCTTCCGGGAGGGCGAGCGGATCGCCCGGGAGAACGGCCGGCGCATCCGCGTGGGCGCACTGCTCACCGCCATGCGGCACGCCGCCCGCGCGCTGGAGATCGCCGAACTCGCCAACCGCTACCGCGACCTGGGCGTCGTCGGCTTCGACATCGCGGGCGCCGAGGCCGGCCACCCGCCGACCCGGCATCTGGACGCCTTCGAGTACCTCAAGCGCGAGAACAACCACTTCACCATCCACGCGGGCGAGGCCTTCGGTCTGCCGTCCATCTGGCAGGCCCTGCAGTGGTGCGGCGCCGACCGGCTGGGGCACGGGGTGCGCATCATCGACGACATCCAGGTGCAGTCCGACGGCTCCGTGAAGCTCGGACGCCTCGCCTCGTACGTCCGGGACAAGCGCATCCCGCTGGAGCTGTGCCCGAGCTCCAATCTCCAGACAGGGGCAGCCGACTCGTACGCCGCGCACCCCATCGGTCTCCTGCGGCGCCTGCACTTCCGCGCCACCGTGAACACCGACAACCGCCTGATGTCCCACACCAGCATGAGCCGGGAATTCGAGCATCTTGTCGAGGCATTCGGTTACACGCTCGATGACATGCAGTGGTTCTCCGTCAATGCGATGAAATCATCGTTCATTCCTTTCGATGAACGACTCGCGATGATCAATGACGTGATCAAGCCCGGATATGCCGAACTCAAGTCCGAATGGCTGTTCCGTCAGACCAGCTCTACCAGCGGTTCTGAGGGCGAAGAGGACTGACCGGGAGTTCTCCGCGCACACGGAATGCGGACGCCATTCACAATCCGTCCGCATTTCGATGTTTGCGGTGGCGTGCGGGGCGTGTTTACGGTCGACAACCGCTCACAACCCCGTAACGAATTTCGAGGACTTACCTTCATGAAGCAGTCTGCTGCCAAGACCCTCGGTGTCGCCGCTCTCGGTGCCGCCTTCGCCGCCGCCGGTGCGGGTGCCGCGAACGCCGCGCCGGTCGCCCCGGACGCCGCCGGTTCGGCGCTGGACACCGTCACCAGGACGCTCCCGGCCGAGAACCTCTCCCAGGCGGCGCCCGCCGCCGGTGCGGGCCTCGCCCAGGGGGGTGCGGGGCTGGCTCAGGGTCAGGAGGCGCTCGGCGCCGGTCTGGCCGCGGCCCAGCCTGCCGCCGAGCAGGTGCTGGCGGCGGGCCCGACCGGGCTGCTCGGCGGTCTGCCGCTGCAGACCCTGCCCGCCCAGGGCCTGCCCCTGAACGGCCTGCCGCTCGCCTGAGCCGCATCCCCCGAACCACAACGCTGGGGCGCCCCCATGGACATGGGGTGCGCCCCAGCGGCCTGTCATCGGCCCTTCCGACCTGCTGCTTTGTTCGCTCCGGGGGCCATTGTCAGTGGGCTGCGGTAGCTTCCGAAGTGTTGGGCGCGATGAGGCGCACTTCGGGATACGGCCAGGGGTGGGTGGACGATGAGCGACGGCACGGCGACTACGACAACGGACCTCGACGTCAGGCTGGAGAAACACCGCGTCGAACTGACCGGGTACTGCTACCGCATGCTCGGCTCCTCCTTCGAGGCCGAGGACGCGGTGCAGGACACGATGGTCCGCGCCTGGCGGAGTTACGACAAGTTCGAGGGGCGCTCCAGTCTCCGGTCGTGGCTGTACCGCATCGCGACGAACGTGTGCCTTGACATGCTGACGGCCGGCAACAAGCGAGCCAGGCCCATGGACCTCACGGAGTCGACCCCGCTCGCGCAGGCGGCGCTCTCGCCCCGCCCGGACAACACCTGGCTGGAGCCGATGCCGGACAACCGAGTGCTGCCCGGCACCGACGACCCGGCGGAGGCCGCGGTCGCCAAGGAGACGGTGCGGCTCGCCTTCATGGCCGCCCTGCAGCAGCTGCCGGCCAAGCAGCGGGCGGTGCTGATCCTGCGCGAGGTGCTGGCCTGGAAGGCGAGCGAGGTCGCCGAGTTGCTCGACACGACGGTCGCTTCGGTCAACAGCGCGTTGCAGCGGGCACGCGCCACGCTCGCCGAGCAGCAGCAGCCGGGCGGCGAGGCCGCCGTCTCCGATCCGCTGGACGAGGAGCAGCAAAAGCTCCTGGAGCGGTATGTCGCGGCCTTCGAGGGCTACGACATGACGGCGCTCACGGCCCTGCTCCACGAGGACGCCATCATGACGATGCCGCCGTTCGACCTGTGGCTGACCGGCGTCAAGGACATCACGGGCTTCATGACGACGCTCGGCGCCCCCTGCGCGGGCTCGCGTCTGCTGCCGGTCCAGGTCAACGGGCTGCCGGGCTTCGCCCAGTACAAGCCGGACCCGGAGGCGGGCGGCTTCACCCCGTGGGCGGTGCAGGTCCTGGAGGTCTCAGACGGCCGGATCACCGGGTTCCACTGCTTCCTCGACACCAAGCGCTGGTTCCCGCTGTTCGGGCTCCCCGTCCACCTCGAAGCGGAGGCCGACCAGGTCGAGGAGGGCGTGTAGCGCCGGGTCGGGGTCGCGCAGCCGTATCCGGCCCCCGGCCCGCCGGGCGGCGAGCTGGAGCCGTGCCAGCAGGTCGACGGTGCCCAGTCCGGGTGGTCCGAGCCCTCCGACATCGCACACCACGACGCCCGCTCTGCCGGCCTCCAGCCGGGACCGCACGTCGTCGCACAGCCCTGCCACCTCATCCCGGGTGACGGGGCCGGCCAGCACGAGTACAGCGGGTGTCATGGCATCCACGATCGGTAGACCGGACGGCGACGGATAACTCATCGCGGCCGGAGGCTCCCGTCCGTCGCGCGCCGCCCGGTGTCCGTGCGCCGTGGGGTGTCCGCCTGCCGGGATCACATTGACCCGGTGCCCTCCTTCCCCGGAGGGTTGCCTGTATGCCCCACGTATCAGCACCTCCCCGAATGGCCTGCGGTTTCCTTTCCGCCAAGGTGGTGCCGTGCAGGGGGTGTTGACGGGCTTCGCGGTGATCGCGGTCGTCATCGGGGTGGGCTATGCGATCGGCCGACGCGGCTACCTCGGCGACCACGGCCGTGAGGTCCTCACCAAGCTGGCCTTCCACGTGGCGTCCCCGGCGCTGCTGTTCACCACACTCGCGCAGACCGACCTCTCGGTGATCTTCTCCAGCCGCCTCCTGGTCACCGCCCTGAGCACCGCCGCGGCGGCCGGCGTCTTCGTCGCGGTGGGTGTCGTACGGCGCTGGGGAGTGGGCCGTACGACGATCGGCGCGCTGTGCTCCAGTTACGTCAACTCCGGCAACCTCGGCATCCCGATCGCGGTGTACGTCCTGGGCGACGCCTCGCTGGTGGCGCCGGTGCTGCTGTTCCAGCTGGTCGGGGTCACCCCGATCCTCCTGACGATCCTCGACCTGTCCGGCGGGGGCGGGAAGGGCCCGCTGTGGCGCCGCCTGCTGACCCCGCTGCGCAACCCGATCGCGGTCGGCTCACTTGCGGGCGTGGCGGTGTCGGCGACGGGACTGCGCGTCCCGGCCCCCGTCCTGGACCCCCTGACCCTGATCGGCGGCATGTCGGTCCCGGCGGTCCTGCTGGCCTTCGGCATCTCCCTGTGCGGCAGCACGATGCCGGGCCGGGGGCCTGACCGGCATCCGGTGTTTCTCTCCGTCGCCCTGAAGTCGGTCGGCCAGCCGGCGGCGGCCTGGGCACTGGCGGCGGGGGTGTTCGGCCTGAGGGGCGCTCCGCTGCTCGACGTGGTGGTGACGTCGGCACTGCCCGCAGCGCAGAACCTGTATACGTATGCGTCGAGTTACGGGGTGGGCGAGCGGCTGGCGCGGGACTCGATCCTGCTGTCGACGGTGATTTCGGTGCCGGTGCTGGTGGTGGTTGCGGCTTTGCTGGGCTGACGATCAGTCGACCGGGAACTCGCCGGTGTCGATCGTCACGTCGAACGGGTCCGGCAGCTTGATGGGGTCACCGAACTTCACGGCGCTCAACACCCGATACACATCGCCCTTCGGCTCCCCGAAGAACGTGGCGGTGGGCCCTCCTGGAGCCCAGCGGTCGATCAGCAGATAGAGCGGAATCCCGGCGGTGGCGTAAGCGGCGGGCTTGCTGACGCGGTCGTGGTGGGCGTTGGACTTGGAGGTCACCTCGACGACGAGTTCGGCCAAGGCTGCCGGGATATGGGATTCCGCCTCCGCGCACTCCTGCACGGGAGCCACGAGCAGGTCAGGGATGAGCATGCCCAGACGTGACGGCACGGCGATCGCCAGCGTCTGGAAGATCCCCCAGTCCTCGGGGATCGCGGAGTAGAGGCGACGCTGAATTCGTTCCGCGATCACGTTGTGGCGGGACGCGGGAGCAGGTGACACGGTGATGATCCCCTCAATGATCTCCACCTTGCTGCCCTCGGGCCATTCCATCTCCTCCCAGTACCGGACGAGGTCGTCCCAGTTCTGGTCGGGGTCCTGGCTCACGGTGAGTGCGCTCATGGCGGTCTCCTATCGGTGCGTCACCGATCCCAGCATGCCGAACGGGACCGGTGGGGGTCCACCGATCCCGTTCACCCGAAAGGGAGATCGCCTGGTCAGGCGATACGTTCCAACACCACCGGCGAAGCCGTGAAGTCCGTCCCCGCCCCCGCGATGTCGTACGAGCCCTCCACCGACTGGAGCGCGTACTCGAAGCGCTCCGGCGTGTCCGTGTGCAGGGTCAGCAGGGGCTGGCCCTCGGTGACCGTGTCGCCGGGCTTGGCGTGGAGTTCGACGCCCGCGCCGGCCTGGACCGGGTCCTCCTTGCGGGCGCGTCCGGCGCCCAGGCGCCAGGCGGCGACGCCGATGCCGTAGGCGTCGAGGCGGGTCAGGACGCCCGAGGACGGGGCCTTGATGACGTGCTGCTCGCGCGCGACCGGCAGCTTCGCGTCCGGGTCGCCGCCCTGGGCCGCGATCATGCGGCGCCAGACGTCCATCGCCGAGCCGTCTGCCAGGGCCTTGGCCGGGTCGGCGTCCTTCACGCCGGCCGCGTCCAGCATTTCGCGGGCCAGGGCGATGGTCAGTTCCACGACGTCCGCCGGGCCGCCGCCCGCCAGGACCTCGACCGACTCGCGGACCTCCAGGGCGTTGCCCGCGGTGAGGCCGAGCGGGGTGGACATGTCCGTGAGGAGGGCGACCGTCCTGACGCCGTGGTCGGTGCCCAGGCCCACCATCGTGGACGCCAGCTCGCGCGCGTCCTCGATCGTCTTCATGAAGGCACCCGTGCCGACCTTCACGTCCAGGACCAGGGAGCCGGTCCCCTCCGCGATCTTCTTCGACATGATCGACGAGGCGATCAGGGGGATCGCCTCGACGGTGCCGGTGACGTCGCGCAGCGCGTACAGCTTCTTGTCCGCGGGGGCCAGGCCGTCGCCCGCCGCGCAGATCACCGCGCCTGTGCCGTCCAGCACCGACAGCATCTCCTCGTTCGAGAGGAGGGCGCGCCAGCCCGGGATCGACTCCAGCTTGTCCAGGGTGCCGCCGGTGTGGCCGAGGCCCCGGCCCGAGAGCTGGGGGACGGCCGCGCCGCAGGCCGCGACCAGGGGCGCCAGCGGTAGCGTGATCTTGTCGCCCACGCCGCCCGTGGAGTGCTTGTCGGCCGTCGGGCGGGACAGCGACGAGAAGTCCATACGCTCGCCGGAGGCGATCATCGCCGCCGTCCAGCGGGCGATCTCGCGGCGGTTCATGCCGTTGATCAGGAT comes from the Streptomyces sp. NBC_00443 genome and includes:
- a CDS encoding LysR family transcriptional regulator, with the translated sequence MAHQYSSQPRLSPSSDTEDMTMLLAPRLAYFAGVARTEHVTRAAQEMQVPQSTLSRAMVRLEQDLGVDLFARHGRTVSLTPAGRTFLASAERALAEIRRAADEVRADADPATGKVAFGFLHTMGAETVPGLIHAFRADHPGVRFSLVQNYGEAMLERLRAGELDLCLTSPVPDAPDLVARRVDEQKLRLVVPADHRLAGRKRIRLAEAADEIFVTLEPGYGLRRITDDLCKEAGFRPRIAFEGEEAETLRGLVAAGLGVALLPPPAVPRPGVAELTVTAPRAAREIGVAWMADHPDTPPVAAFKKFLLSRRGNLLP
- a CDS encoding alpha/beta hydrolase; translated protein: MAHQVTPVRRVRLGKAIGPEPTAVSGVVLLLPGGDEVSHRKPATLLATSHVRTLGRRLARAGREDGLAAHVVRYRFRGWNGSDANLVSDALWAADEVVRRYGDVPVCLAGIDMGARAAVRAGGHEAVNSVLAIAPWMPEEDVAASPEPVKQLAGRRVMFVHGTNDERTDPELSFRLAERAKKANRDVCRFEVHSDRHGLQQHRDEVLALAEDFVMGVLFGRSFSRPVADAFAAPPPLGLRMPLAAGFGKSLRR
- a CDS encoding adenosine deaminase — its product is MTSETAPKANTPSSDQIRRAPKVLLHDHLDGGLRPGTIVELARETGYTQLPETDPDKLGVWFHEAADSGSLERYLETFSHTVAVMQTRDALVRVARECAEDLAEDGVVYAEVRYAPEQHLEGGLSLEEVVEAVNEGFREGERIARENGRRIRVGALLTAMRHAARALEIAELANRYRDLGVVGFDIAGAEAGHPPTRHLDAFEYLKRENNHFTIHAGEAFGLPSIWQALQWCGADRLGHGVRIIDDIQVQSDGSVKLGRLASYVRDKRIPLELCPSSNLQTGAADSYAAHPIGLLRRLHFRATVNTDNRLMSHTSMSREFEHLVEAFGYTLDDMQWFSVNAMKSSFIPFDERLAMINDVIKPGYAELKSEWLFRQTSSTSGSEGEED
- a CDS encoding ATP-binding protein, coding for MKQSAAKTLGVAALGAAFAAAGAGAANAAPVAPDAAGSALDTVTRTLPAENLSQAAPAAGAGLAQGGAGLAQGQEALGAGLAAAQPAAEQVLAAGPTGLLGGLPLQTLPAQGLPLNGLPLA
- a CDS encoding sigma-70 family RNA polymerase sigma factor, which codes for MSDGTATTTTDLDVRLEKHRVELTGYCYRMLGSSFEAEDAVQDTMVRAWRSYDKFEGRSSLRSWLYRIATNVCLDMLTAGNKRARPMDLTESTPLAQAALSPRPDNTWLEPMPDNRVLPGTDDPAEAAVAKETVRLAFMAALQQLPAKQRAVLILREVLAWKASEVAELLDTTVASVNSALQRARATLAEQQQPGGEAAVSDPLDEEQQKLLERYVAAFEGYDMTALTALLHEDAIMTMPPFDLWLTGVKDITGFMTTLGAPCAGSRLLPVQVNGLPGFAQYKPDPEAGGFTPWAVQVLEVSDGRITGFHCFLDTKRWFPLFGLPVHLEAEADQVEEGV
- a CDS encoding STAS domain-containing protein encodes the protein MSYPSPSGLPIVDAMTPAVLVLAGPVTRDEVAGLCDDVRSRLEAGRAGVVVCDVGGLGPPGLGTVDLLARLQLAARRAGGRIRLRDPDPALHALLDLVGLRFEVDGEPEQREPALGVEEAVEPGDPAV
- a CDS encoding AEC family transporter, translated to MQGVLTGFAVIAVVIGVGYAIGRRGYLGDHGREVLTKLAFHVASPALLFTTLAQTDLSVIFSSRLLVTALSTAAAAGVFVAVGVVRRWGVGRTTIGALCSSYVNSGNLGIPIAVYVLGDASLVAPVLLFQLVGVTPILLTILDLSGGGGKGPLWRRLLTPLRNPIAVGSLAGVAVSATGLRVPAPVLDPLTLIGGMSVPAVLLAFGISLCGSTMPGRGPDRHPVFLSVALKSVGQPAAAWALAAGVFGLRGAPLLDVVVTSALPAAQNLYTYASSYGVGERLARDSILLSTVISVPVLVVVAALLG
- a CDS encoding Uma2 family endonuclease, whose protein sequence is MSALTVSQDPDQNWDDLVRYWEEMEWPEGSKVEIIEGIITVSPAPASRHNVIAERIQRRLYSAIPEDWGIFQTLAIAVPSRLGMLIPDLLVAPVQECAEAESHIPAALAELVVEVTSKSNAHHDRVSKPAAYATAGIPLYLLIDRWAPGGPTATFFGEPKGDVYRVLSAVKFGDPIKLPDPFDVTIDTGEFPVD
- a CDS encoding thymidine phosphorylase → MDAISVIRTKRDRGELSDEQIDWVIEAYTRGEVADEQMSALAMAILINGMNRREIARWTAAMIASGERMDFSSLSRPTADKHSTGGVGDKITLPLAPLVAACGAAVPQLSGRGLGHTGGTLDKLESIPGWRALLSNEEMLSVLDGTGAVICAAGDGLAPADKKLYALRDVTGTVEAIPLIASSIMSKKIAEGTGSLVLDVKVGTGAFMKTIEDARELASTMVGLGTDHGVRTVALLTDMSTPLGLTAGNALEVRESVEVLAGGGPADVVELTIALAREMLDAAGVKDADPAKALADGSAMDVWRRMIAAQGGDPDAKLPVAREQHVIKAPSSGVLTRLDAYGIGVAAWRLGAGRARKEDPVQAGAGVELHAKPGDTVTEGQPLLTLHTDTPERFEYALQSVEGSYDIAGAGTDFTASPVVLERIA